Proteins from a genomic interval of Sulfurirhabdus autotrophica:
- a CDS encoding 4Fe-4S dicluster domain-containing protein: MRLGLVIDLDVCVGCHACAVACKEWNASGTTAPMTDYQPYGAEPSGVWFNRIRHYEVGEYPNSKTINFPMSCMHCEDADCVTVCPTGASYKRAEDGIVLVDQTKCMGCNYCSWACPYGARELDRESGTMKKCTLCVDRIYDLKIPVEERQPACVNTCPAHARMFGDFDDPNSAVSIEVRERGGYALLPELGYNPTNQYLPVRKAKPIPTENLGKPGFKEKLKGFANRIVKR; the protein is encoded by the coding sequence ATGCGTTTAGGCTTAGTTATTGACCTTGATGTCTGTGTTGGCTGCCATGCATGTGCAGTAGCATGTAAAGAATGGAATGCATCGGGTACTACAGCACCGATGACTGATTATCAGCCCTATGGTGCTGAACCGTCAGGCGTATGGTTTAATCGAATTCGCCACTATGAAGTAGGCGAGTATCCGAATAGCAAAACCATCAATTTCCCGATGTCATGCATGCATTGTGAAGATGCGGATTGTGTGACAGTCTGTCCAACGGGCGCGTCTTATAAGCGGGCAGAAGATGGGATTGTGCTGGTGGATCAAACCAAATGTATGGGCTGCAATTACTGCTCATGGGCGTGTCCATACGGTGCGCGTGAATTGGATCGCGAAAGCGGTACCATGAAGAAGTGCACGTTATGTGTAGATCGTATCTATGATCTGAAAATTCCGGTTGAAGAACGCCAGCCAGCTTGTGTAAATACCTGTCCGGCCCACGCACGCATGTTTGGTGATTTCGATGATCCAAACTCTGCAGTCAGTATTGAAGTACGCGAGCGCGGTGGCTATGCGTTGTTGCCTGAATTAGGCTATAACCCAACAAACCAGTATCTTCCTGTGAGAAAAGCGAAACCCATTCCTACTGAAAATCTCGGAAAACCCGGATTTAAAGAGAAATTAAAGGGCTTTGCAAACAGGATCGTTAAGCGATAA
- a CDS encoding dimethyl sulfoxide reductase anchor subunit family protein encodes MHPAFSVIFFTVSSGAGFGLFALLYLADALKLGGGLSTNQLLIAGIIGLVLISAGLMSSMFHLANPKNAWRAFSRWRTSWLSREGVFAMVFFPFAVVYLGLTWLGMKEFETLRMLAGGMSMLLAWITIFSTGMIYGCLKTIRQWNTPLVPANYLLLGHFSGALLLLIVAQTGTVEVSSYLNIVLALLVFAAALKAIYYFWIANPGVVSTINTATGFTRARVKLLDAGHTHGTFLTQEFGFQVARQYALFLKAFVFSAGFLIPLLALFGMFGTLTSGLTIIVAIMALLGLIAERWLFFAEARHVVNLFHGAQRC; translated from the coding sequence ATGCATCCAGCTTTTAGTGTCATATTTTTTACAGTAAGTTCAGGCGCAGGGTTTGGCTTGTTTGCCTTGTTATATCTCGCGGATGCCCTGAAGCTAGGTGGTGGGCTATCAACTAATCAGTTGTTAATAGCGGGTATCATAGGATTGGTGCTGATTTCGGCTGGTCTGATGTCATCCATGTTTCACCTTGCAAATCCGAAGAATGCATGGCGTGCCTTTAGCCGTTGGCGTACCTCATGGCTGTCGCGCGAAGGCGTGTTTGCCATGGTGTTTTTCCCTTTTGCTGTGGTTTATCTTGGATTGACCTGGCTTGGAATGAAGGAGTTCGAAACTTTACGCATGCTAGCAGGCGGAATGTCCATGCTGCTCGCCTGGATTACTATATTCAGCACGGGCATGATTTATGGTTGTTTGAAAACTATCCGTCAATGGAACACGCCGTTAGTTCCCGCTAACTACCTGTTGCTGGGGCATTTTTCAGGTGCGTTGCTGTTGCTGATCGTGGCACAAACGGGAACTGTAGAAGTAAGCAGTTATCTCAATATAGTTTTAGCGTTATTGGTTTTTGCAGCAGCGCTAAAGGCTATATATTATTTCTGGATTGCGAATCCTGGTGTTGTGTCAACGATTAACACGGCAACTGGTTTTACACGCGCACGGGTAAAGCTGCTGGATGCTGGGCATACTCACGGTACATTCCTGACACAGGAGTTTGGATTCCAGGTGGCGCGTCAATACGCATTATTTTTGAAAGCATTTGTCTTTAGTGCGGGCTTTTTGATTCCGCTGCTAGCGCTTTTTGGGATGTTTGGAACGCTGACTAGCGGGTTGACTATTATTGTTGCAATCATGGCTTTACTAGGGTTGATTGCAGAGCGCTGGCTGTTTTTCGCTGAGGCGCGACATGTAGTAAATCTGTTTCATGGCGCACAACGTTGCTAA
- a CDS encoding rhodanese-like domain-containing protein — protein sequence MFGFKEIDIEGLKSAKSQEGVLLIDVRTDAEVARGMIEGAKHIPLHLLPLKANELNAGVPTIFYCQSGARSAQACAFMSSKGHDDVYNLQGGILAWMRDGMPLAAMC from the coding sequence ATGTTCGGCTTTAAAGAAATTGATATTGAAGGGCTAAAGTCCGCTAAATCTCAAGAAGGCGTTTTGCTGATCGATGTAAGAACCGATGCTGAAGTAGCGCGTGGTATGATTGAGGGTGCAAAACACATACCCTTGCACCTGTTGCCGCTGAAAGCGAATGAACTGAATGCAGGTGTGCCCACTATTTTTTATTGCCAGTCAGGTGCTCGTTCTGCGCAGGCTTGTGCATTTATGTCTTCCAAGGGGCATGATGACGTGTACAATTTGCAAGGTGGTATTCTGGCATGGATGCGGGATGGCATGCCGCTGGCTGCAATGTGCTAA
- a CDS encoding sulfurtransferase TusA family protein, with product MNFDKELDARGLNCPLPILRSKKALGELTTGQVLKIVATDPGAIKDFQAFAKQTGNELLSSAEAGGEYTFFMKKK from the coding sequence ATGAATTTTGATAAAGAACTGGATGCTCGCGGTCTGAATTGCCCACTACCTATCTTGCGCAGCAAGAAAGCACTGGGTGAATTGACTACTGGCCAAGTTTTGAAAATTGTAGCAACTGATCCAGGCGCTATTAAAGATTTCCAGGCTTTTGCCAAGCAAACCGGTAATGAATTGCTTTCCTCAGCTGAAGCGGGTGGTGAGTACACTTTCTTCATGAAGAAAAAATAA
- the dsrE2 gene encoding sulfur carrier protein DsrE2 — protein MDEKKLAIIATKGTLDWAYPPFILASTAAALGYEVQIFFTFYGLQLVRKDLSGLKVSPLGNPGMPMKMPFGPKWFKGINWNIPNAVQAIIPGYETLATGLMKQTIKNCGVASVSELRELCQEAEVKFIACQMTVELFGFEHSDFLDDLEYAGAAMFFEFAGETDICLYI, from the coding sequence ATGGACGAGAAAAAATTAGCGATTATCGCAACAAAAGGTACGCTCGACTGGGCATATCCACCATTTATATTGGCCTCCACAGCTGCTGCTCTGGGCTATGAAGTGCAGATATTCTTTACTTTCTATGGCCTGCAGTTAGTGCGCAAAGACCTGTCTGGATTGAAAGTGAGTCCACTAGGCAACCCAGGTATGCCTATGAAGATGCCTTTTGGTCCTAAGTGGTTTAAAGGGATTAACTGGAATATTCCTAATGCAGTTCAGGCAATTATTCCGGGATATGAAACATTGGCAACCGGCCTGATGAAGCAAACCATCAAGAATTGTGGTGTTGCCTCAGTTAGCGAATTGCGTGAGTTGTGTCAGGAAGCAGAAGTAAAGTTCATTGCTTGCCAAATGACCGTTGAATTGTTTGGTTTCGAGCATAGCGATTTCCTGGACGATCTGGAATACGCTGGTGCAGCAATGTTCTTTGAATTTGCAGGCGAAACAGATATCTGTCTCTACATCTAG
- a CDS encoding 4Fe-4S dicluster domain-containing protein: MATYAEMREIFDDIRNDFRYDHELNGCLNCGICTATCPSAQFYDYSPREIVQLLWTENIEQIYDAMQEKIWACAQCMTCAARCPFKNSPGGLVMIMREVSIKHGMQSAKDVLRPFGRVMLKLITTGNQLSPDMIQPDHFPDWGPNIQKVEGDLKTLRKAIPVRTLQTTDTAWEVSLKTSVEMYTIWEMTGVLSSLETMDENLFDVIEDFIDEKREEYEDWLEEQED, translated from the coding sequence ATGGCAACCTACGCTGAAATGCGCGAAATCTTCGACGACATACGGAATGATTTTCGTTATGATCACGAGCTGAACGGCTGTTTGAACTGCGGTATCTGTACTGCAACCTGCCCATCTGCCCAATTCTATGATTACAGTCCACGTGAAATTGTTCAGTTGCTTTGGACAGAAAACATCGAGCAGATTTACGATGCCATGCAGGAAAAAATATGGGCCTGTGCACAATGTATGACTTGTGCGGCGCGTTGCCCATTCAAGAACTCTCCTGGTGGTCTGGTAATGATTATGCGGGAAGTTTCCATTAAGCATGGTATGCAGTCAGCCAAAGATGTGTTGCGCCCATTCGGCCGGGTTATGCTTAAGCTTATTACCACAGGAAACCAGCTCTCACCCGATATGATTCAACCGGATCACTTCCCTGACTGGGGTCCAAATATTCAAAAAGTGGAAGGTGATCTCAAAACCTTGCGTAAAGCAATTCCAGTACGCACTTTGCAGACCACAGATACTGCTTGGGAAGTCTCTCTGAAAACTTCTGTTGAGATGTACACCATTTGGGAAATGACCGGTGTATTAAGTTCCCTTGAAACCATGGATGAAAATCTCTTTGACGTTATCGAAGACTTTATCGATGAAAAGCGTGAAGAATATGAAGACTGGCTGGAAGAGCAGGAAGATTGA
- a CDS encoding heterodisulfide reductase-related iron-sulfur binding cluster: MSTTNQTEGQGIAGHGSFFQESNLSNEDAAKATEWVRKHVDKRTVDLGERMDDIRVHMWELEKEGEIIVHRITDDHKPVDVQTLFGWNKRIPTSQLWHHKSCGQCGNIPGYPTSLLWTMNKFGFVPGKDYLDETDQTSCTAWNYHGSGIGNVESLAAVFLRNFHQAYVSGKQHGFELGHFFPLVHCGTSFGNYKEIRKYLVESAELREKVTKILGKLGRLVDGKLVIPEEVIHYSEWVHVMRNRIASELQTIDVSNIRVTMHAACHYYKMVHEDAIYDPTVLGGNRTAVGTSVAQALGAQVIDYSTWYDCCGFGFRHIISEREFTRSFTMDRKIRVVREEANADVMLGIDTGCITTMDKNQWIGKAHEQNFSVPIIADIQFAALACGADPFKIVQLQWHASPCEELVEKMGLSWTEAKKTFENYLKEVEAGNIEYLYNPELALGGRQ; encoded by the coding sequence ATGAGTACAACCAACCAAACAGAAGGACAAGGAATTGCCGGACACGGCTCTTTTTTCCAGGAATCCAACCTGTCCAACGAAGATGCAGCTAAAGCGACAGAATGGGTACGCAAGCATGTAGATAAGCGTACCGTCGATTTGGGTGAGCGCATGGATGATATCCGTGTGCATATGTGGGAGCTGGAAAAAGAAGGTGAAATCATTGTTCATCGTATCACCGACGATCACAAGCCCGTCGATGTGCAAACCTTGTTCGGCTGGAACAAGCGTATTCCAACCAGTCAATTGTGGCATCACAAATCCTGCGGCCAGTGCGGCAATATCCCTGGTTATCCAACATCATTGCTATGGACCATGAACAAGTTTGGTTTTGTACCTGGTAAGGATTATCTGGATGAGACTGATCAGACTTCCTGTACAGCATGGAATTATCATGGCTCCGGTATTGGTAACGTTGAGTCACTGGCTGCAGTGTTCTTGCGAAACTTCCATCAGGCTTATGTGTCCGGTAAACAGCATGGTTTTGAACTGGGGCATTTTTTCCCGCTGGTTCACTGTGGTACCTCTTTTGGTAACTACAAGGAAATCCGCAAGTACTTGGTAGAGTCTGCTGAGTTGCGTGAGAAAGTAACAAAAATTCTGGGTAAACTTGGTCGCCTGGTTGATGGCAAGTTGGTTATTCCAGAAGAAGTCATTCATTATTCTGAATGGGTGCACGTAATGCGTAACCGCATTGCTTCTGAGCTACAAACCATCGATGTATCAAATATTCGCGTCACTATGCACGCCGCTTGTCACTATTACAAGATGGTGCATGAAGATGCCATTTACGACCCAACTGTGCTGGGTGGTAACCGTACGGCGGTTGGAACGTCAGTAGCGCAGGCGTTGGGAGCGCAGGTGATTGATTACTCAACCTGGTATGACTGCTGTGGATTTGGTTTCCGTCACATTATTTCAGAGCGTGAATTCACCCGTTCTTTCACCATGGATCGTAAGATTCGTGTTGTACGTGAAGAAGCTAACGCTGACGTGATGCTGGGTATTGATACCGGTTGTATTACCACCATGGACAAAAATCAATGGATTGGTAAGGCGCATGAGCAAAACTTCTCTGTGCCTATCATTGCTGATATTCAGTTTGCGGCTCTGGCATGCGGTGCGGATCCGTTTAAAATTGTGCAACTTCAATGGCATGCATCACCATGTGAAGAACTGGTTGAAAAGATGGGGCTATCCTGGACTGAAGCCAAAAAGACCTTCGAAAATTACCTCAAGGAAGTTGAAGCAGGCAATATCGAATATTTATATAACCCTGAATTGGCACTAGGAGGCCGTCAATAA
- a CDS encoding CoB--CoM heterodisulfide reductase iron-sulfur subunit A family protein has protein sequence MQNTVLVVGAGPTGLSAAAGVASIGKKVVLVEKETVLGGAPILSGYAKLVPSGEWAKDAIGRMVKRVEDDANITIHKGVKVAKLEGEAGNFTATLSNGEIVQAGAVILGTGFTHFDSINKPEWGFGTYEDVVTTTQMEQMVSAGKIACPSDGRVPERVAILLCVGSRDRQIGREWCSKICCTVSTNLAMEIKELSPTTDVFIYYMDIRTFGLYEDKFYWKSQEEFKTKFVKARIAEVTKSADGRLLVKGEDTLVKRPIVIPMDIVVHAIGMDPNEENPEISKVFGVGLEKHGFIDKGEQYTSSFSSTRAGVYVGGSALGPEDIDTSISHGLAMAMRAVGDLNALVQKAA, from the coding sequence ATGCAAAATACCGTTTTAGTGGTGGGCGCTGGCCCAACAGGCTTATCTGCTGCCGCGGGCGTTGCGTCCATAGGTAAAAAGGTTGTGCTGGTTGAGAAAGAAACTGTATTAGGCGGTGCGCCAATATTATCTGGTTACGCCAAACTGGTACCTTCCGGTGAGTGGGCAAAAGATGCGATCGGTCGTATGGTTAAGCGCGTTGAAGACGATGCAAATATCACGATTCATAAAGGCGTGAAAGTTGCCAAGCTGGAAGGTGAGGCGGGTAACTTTACCGCGACTCTTTCTAATGGCGAGATTGTTCAGGCTGGCGCAGTTATTCTTGGTACAGGATTCACTCACTTTGATTCAATCAACAAGCCAGAGTGGGGTTTTGGTACTTATGAAGACGTTGTGACCACAACCCAGATGGAGCAGATGGTTTCAGCTGGAAAGATTGCTTGCCCGTCAGATGGTCGTGTGCCAGAACGTGTAGCGATTTTATTGTGTGTTGGTTCGCGTGATCGTCAAATCGGTCGTGAATGGTGCTCCAAGATTTGCTGTACTGTTTCTACCAATCTGGCCATGGAAATCAAGGAACTTTCACCAACAACCGATGTGTTTATCTACTACATGGATATTCGTACTTTTGGTTTGTATGAAGACAAGTTCTACTGGAAATCCCAGGAAGAATTCAAGACTAAATTTGTCAAGGCGCGTATCGCTGAAGTGACAAAGTCAGCTGATGGTCGTTTGCTGGTGAAAGGCGAAGATACTTTGGTTAAGCGTCCTATTGTGATTCCAATGGATATCGTGGTGCACGCAATTGGTATGGATCCAAACGAAGAAAATCCAGAAATCTCAAAAGTATTTGGTGTTGGTTTGGAAAAACACGGGTTTATCGATAAGGGTGAACAGTACACCAGCAGCTTCAGCAGCACCCGCGCAGGTGTCTATGTGGGTGGTTCTGCATTAGGCCCTGAAGATATCGACACCAGCATTTCCCACGGCTTGGCAATGGCCATGCGTGCAGTTGGTGATTTGAATGCTTTGGTTCAAAAAGCAGCCTAA
- a CDS encoding 4Fe-4S dicluster domain-containing protein: MAIHEKTLIDADRLITSDKLVVDGVDVSGHWNTMILPRTLTDYDDDFEAKIQTYDGAENVHRCWQCGSCTNSCTMYAQNTDFNPRYWIYLTRLGLKDEILKDKDIIWQCVSCNKCTNICPKDVRPEGVMKALAHWIEEEGFGPKSNSTIFDEEFARQCLDRGRIEDSEVMSNFFKNTKQDIVQMALHGWLGIFVARMNKWTELKKGNIGKFLARVPIMHPIHMGLSMVIKPKTKSWGRTGEVLRQYVKEQKEMAHG, translated from the coding sequence ATGGCTATTCATGAAAAAACACTCATCGACGCGGATCGTTTAATCACTAGCGACAAGCTGGTAGTAGATGGTGTGGATGTTTCAGGTCACTGGAACACGATGATCCTTCCGCGTACGCTGACGGATTACGATGATGATTTTGAAGCTAAAATTCAGACCTACGATGGTGCTGAAAATGTACATCGCTGCTGGCAGTGTGGATCTTGCACAAACTCTTGCACCATGTATGCGCAAAATACAGACTTTAATCCACGTTACTGGATCTATCTCACTCGTTTGGGACTAAAAGATGAAATTCTGAAAGACAAAGATATTATCTGGCAGTGCGTTTCTTGCAACAAATGTACAAATATTTGTCCCAAAGATGTCCGACCTGAAGGTGTGATGAAAGCTTTGGCGCACTGGATAGAAGAGGAAGGCTTTGGGCCCAAATCAAATTCAACCATTTTTGATGAAGAATTTGCGCGTCAGTGTCTGGATCGTGGTCGCATAGAAGATTCTGAAGTGATGTCCAATTTCTTTAAGAACACCAAGCAGGATATCGTGCAAATGGCTTTGCATGGCTGGTTAGGTATCTTTGTAGCACGTATGAACAAATGGACTGAGCTGAAAAAAGGGAATATTGGTAAATTCCTGGCACGTGTGCCAATCATGCACCCTATCCATATGGGATTGTCGATGGTGATCAAGCCTAAAACCAAATCGTGGGGTCGTACCGGTGAAGTGTTAAGGCAGTATGTGAAAGAGCAAAAGGAGATGGCGCATGGCTAA
- a CDS encoding CoB--CoM heterodisulfide reductase iron-sulfur subunit B family protein — MAKVAYYPGCALEGSGGPYDRSTRVLVKSLGLEMETLQDWNCCGAMEVKNVHPMLQTYMSARNMAIASEQMGYDTVMAPCNGCYHNLKKAEYELATSEDSLKTVQDLAKKADDPVYKGDVRTVHLLEWLMEELGTEGIKQKISKSLNGIKVANYYGCMYTRPRQIFPEKDQGPGSESSYKPHFMDDLLAAAGAVNVDYPLKTACCGGAHTLSDSDTSTQLVLNLLQAAEDAGAEVIATECPTCHSGLEMHQVRAETEFGIKTDVKIVYFTQLLGLAMGLSARKLGIHENVSDSLDFLSDKGVL, encoded by the coding sequence ATGGCTAAAGTTGCATACTATCCAGGTTGCGCCCTGGAAGGTTCAGGCGGTCCGTATGATCGATCCACACGTGTTTTGGTAAAGAGTTTGGGCCTGGAGATGGAAACACTTCAGGACTGGAATTGCTGTGGAGCGATGGAAGTCAAGAACGTTCATCCTATGCTGCAAACCTATATGTCTGCTCGGAATATGGCGATTGCCAGTGAGCAGATGGGTTATGATACGGTGATGGCGCCTTGCAATGGTTGCTACCACAATCTTAAGAAAGCAGAGTATGAGCTGGCTACTTCTGAAGATTCCCTCAAGACTGTGCAGGATTTAGCTAAAAAAGCCGATGATCCAGTTTACAAAGGTGATGTCAGGACGGTTCACTTGCTAGAGTGGCTCATGGAAGAATTGGGAACGGAAGGTATCAAACAGAAGATTTCCAAGTCCTTGAATGGTATCAAGGTCGCAAATTATTACGGTTGCATGTATACCCGACCACGCCAGATATTCCCGGAGAAAGATCAGGGGCCTGGCTCTGAATCCAGCTATAAGCCGCACTTCATGGATGATTTGCTGGCAGCAGCAGGTGCCGTGAATGTAGACTATCCACTGAAAACTGCATGTTGTGGCGGTGCACACACGTTGTCAGATTCTGATACTTCTACACAACTGGTGCTGAATTTATTGCAGGCAGCAGAAGATGCAGGTGCGGAAGTGATTGCTACAGAATGCCCAACCTGCCACTCCGGTCTGGAAATGCATCAGGTTCGTGCAGAAACAGAATTTGGCATCAAGACAGATGTAAAGATTGTATACTTCACTCAATTGCTGGGTCTCGCGATGGGTTTGTCAGCTCGTAAATTGGGTATCCATGAAAATGTCAGTGATTCTCTGGATTTTCTAAGCGACAAAGGCGTATTGTAA
- a CDS encoding glycine cleavage system protein H — MECNGCEFRPELYYDDQYQIWVRREEDGTFTIGMTDISQSIAGKILHVRVRKPGTLRPNGKPVATIESGKWAGPVPNVFDCVIVEANHTVLEDPNLLNIEPYEAWIARVKPSGSIEDSLSVLVSGDVAQAGYCERTQRDDIHCERGAR, encoded by the coding sequence ATGGAATGTAACGGCTGCGAGTTTCGACCAGAGTTGTACTATGATGATCAATATCAGATCTGGGTCAGACGTGAAGAAGACGGTACCTTTACAATAGGTATGACAGATATCTCGCAAAGTATTGCAGGCAAAATTCTCCATGTGAGAGTGCGCAAGCCCGGTACGCTGCGTCCGAATGGCAAGCCGGTTGCGACGATTGAAAGTGGAAAATGGGCAGGCCCTGTACCAAATGTGTTTGATTGTGTCATAGTAGAGGCCAACCATACTGTACTGGAAGATCCTAATTTGCTGAATATCGAACCTTACGAAGCGTGGATTGCACGGGTTAAACCATCTGGGTCTATTGAAGATTCATTGTCGGTTTTAGTGTCAGGGGACGTTGCGCAAGCTGGATATTGCGAGCGCACTCAACGTGACGATATTCATTGCGAAAGAGGAGCAAGGTAA
- a CDS encoding DsrE family protein, which yields MGEEHYLDNDEKSVVIVMTSGPSTAHRCATPFYIGSILASMDSDVSVFFTMEGALLAKKGVADNLTAMKGGKTILEFIRDAKIAGVKFHLCKPAMPGYEIEVDDVIPEINEISNASKLADLILSCDKALFF from the coding sequence ATGGGAGAAGAACATTACCTGGATAACGATGAAAAATCAGTTGTTATCGTTATGACCAGTGGCCCATCAACCGCTCACCGTTGTGCTACCCCGTTTTACATTGGCTCGATCCTGGCTTCCATGGATTCGGATGTCAGCGTTTTCTTCACAATGGAAGGCGCGCTTTTGGCTAAAAAAGGCGTCGCTGATAATTTGACTGCCATGAAAGGTGGCAAGACAATTTTAGAATTTATTCGCGACGCGAAGATTGCTGGTGTAAAATTTCACTTATGCAAACCGGCCATGCCAGGTTACGAAATAGAAGTTGACGATGTCATTCCAGAAATAAATGAAATCTCCAATGCAAGTAAATTGGCAGATTTGATTTTAAGTTGTGATAAGGCATTGTTTTTCTAA
- a CDS encoding glycine cleavage system protein H — protein sequence MATVRGCNLPDDLFYNVDNNVWARREGDGTLTIGMTAYACSLAGEIVSYTPKKVGKSIDQNKSVTTVESGKWVGPVKAPVAGEILAINDAVAAKPGSINADPYASGWLVKLKPSNWEGESAGLVTGGAVATAFEAKMNADGFGGC from the coding sequence ATGGCAACAGTACGTGGGTGTAACCTTCCTGATGACCTGTTCTATAACGTTGACAATAATGTCTGGGCACGCCGCGAAGGTGATGGCACGCTGACCATTGGTATGACTGCCTATGCATGCTCACTGGCTGGCGAAATTGTTTCTTACACCCCTAAAAAAGTGGGTAAATCAATTGATCAAAACAAATCCGTAACCACGGTTGAGTCTGGCAAGTGGGTAGGCCCGGTTAAGGCACCTGTAGCGGGTGAAATTCTGGCTATCAACGATGCCGTTGCTGCAAAGCCTGGCAGCATCAATGCTGATCCTTATGCTAGTGGCTGGCTGGTGAAGCTGAAGCCTTCAAACTGGGAGGGCGAGTCTGCCGGTCTGGTTACTGGTGGTGCTGTTGCTACAGCATTTGAAGCGAAAATGAATGCTGACGGTTTTGGCGGTTGTTAA
- a CDS encoding radical SAM protein gives MHSWQSVVEQVEPLEGIVLDAGLVTDMQERYIGLHGERVGRVNFYTPTFKAYSSSEIAGCGKSAWPAVSITGGDCKLQCDHCKAKILEPMIPARTPEELWRVVNDQISSGAQGMLLTGGSNHRNEVEYNDYYATIRRIKDTFPTFKIAMHTALVDMDIARRMEDCGIDAAMMDVIGSQDTITQVYHLKRNVDDFERTLEYLVSTNMKVVPHIVLGLHYGKLLGEWNALEIIQRHKPTAVVLVVVMPFYAPENRPFVTPDSAEVGRFFMDARVALPDIPILLGCARPTGRAKMEIDSYAVMAGLNGIAHPADGMVELAARLERDVRVTPACCSIAIGDEVMAIETEDAGLQIDIQRIIEMERTRKATPSVSSGGLSGIKVVTSGISAGGGCCS, from the coding sequence ATGCATAGTTGGCAATCAGTTGTAGAACAAGTTGAACCATTGGAAGGCATTGTCCTCGATGCGGGCTTGGTAACCGATATGCAAGAGCGTTATATAGGCTTGCATGGTGAAAGGGTGGGGCGAGTTAATTTTTATACGCCGACATTCAAAGCTTACTCGTCTTCTGAAATAGCCGGTTGTGGCAAAAGTGCCTGGCCTGCAGTTTCAATTACCGGCGGGGATTGCAAGTTGCAGTGCGATCACTGTAAAGCGAAGATTCTTGAGCCGATGATCCCGGCACGCACGCCTGAAGAATTATGGCGTGTCGTAAATGATCAGATTTCAAGTGGTGCCCAAGGGATGTTGTTGACAGGCGGTTCTAACCACCGCAACGAAGTTGAGTATAACGACTATTACGCGACGATTCGTCGTATCAAAGATACTTTCCCTACCTTTAAGATTGCCATGCACACAGCATTGGTCGACATGGATATTGCTCGTCGCATGGAAGATTGCGGCATTGATGCAGCCATGATGGACGTGATTGGTTCTCAGGACACGATTACGCAAGTTTATCATTTGAAGCGGAATGTGGATGATTTTGAGCGAACGCTGGAGTATCTGGTTTCTACCAACATGAAGGTAGTGCCACATATAGTGCTTGGCCTGCATTACGGCAAGCTGCTGGGCGAGTGGAATGCGCTGGAAATTATTCAGCGCCACAAGCCTACTGCAGTGGTGCTGGTGGTAGTGATGCCATTCTACGCACCAGAAAACCGCCCTTTTGTCACGCCAGATAGTGCAGAAGTAGGACGTTTTTTCATGGATGCGCGTGTTGCATTGCCTGACATCCCGATTTTATTGGGTTGTGCACGCCCGACAGGTCGCGCCAAAATGGAAATTGACAGCTATGCCGTGATGGCAGGATTGAATGGGATTGCCCATCCTGCCGATGGCATGGTTGAGTTGGCAGCCCGGCTTGAACGTGATGTTCGGGTGACGCCAGCTTGCTGTTCAATTGCGATTGGTGATGAAGTGATGGCGATAGAAACGGAAGATGCCGGTTTGCAAATTGACATACAACGCATCATTGAAATGGAACGTACACGTAAAGCAACGCCCTCAGTCAGTTCGGGGGGGTTGTCAGGCATTAAGGTTGTGACTTCTGGTATTTCTGCAGGCGGAGGTTGCTGTAGTTAA